The Streptomyces cyaneogriseus subsp. noncyanogenus region GGCCGCACTCGGCAGCTGCACGGCCCCGGCCACGACCTCCGGAAACGCCGGTCCGCAGCGGCCCGCCCGACGCCGGCGGTACTTCGCGTGGTGCGGTGCCACCCAGGGGCGAGGTCGACGGCGACGCGCGGACGGGCGACTCCTCTCCGCCGGGCGCCCGACCGGGTTCCGCAGTTGCCGCCGGGCGTCGCACAGGTTGCGGTGAGACGCCGCCCGGCGACCGCCGGGATCAGGAGTTGTGCCTGATGGTCTGCCGGATCCAGCCCACGTAGGCGGGCGCGCTGGTGTAGAGGCCCGGCCCGGCCGAACACGGGACACCAGGGGTGCCCGGACCCGACGTCACTCCGATGAGCTCCCACCGCCCGTGTCGGCCCTTCTGGAGCTGCGGCCCGCCGGAGTCCCCGAAGCACGCCATGGCCGCGGGCACGCGGCTGATCGTGCACAGCCGGGTCCGGTCGGCGTATCCGGGGGCGCATTCGGTCTCGGCGCCCCGGCGCGTCCGGAGCTCCCGCAGCCGCTCCGAAAAGTTCAGTTCGGTGTCGGAGGTGGTGCCGAATCCCAGGATCCGGGTCGGAGTGCCGGGCCGTCCGGCCCGTACCGCGATCCGGACGGGCTTCTCGGAGACGGGGCGGTCCAGGCGGACCAGGGCGATGTCGTCCCTGTTGGCGGTCTTCCCGTCACCGTTCAGGTAGCCGGGGTGTACGAAGGTCCGCTCGATGGTCCGGACGGTCCCACCGGACTTCCGGTCCGTGCTGCCGATCCGGACGAGGCCGTCCAGCTGAAGCCCGTCGCCCCGCAGGCAGTGTGCCGCCGTCAGCACCCACTGCGGATCGATCAGCGAGGCTCCGCAGTTGCCGTCGTACAGCCCCTGCTCGGGCGCCGACTCCGGGATCACCGCCAT contains the following coding sequences:
- a CDS encoding S1 family peptidase; the protein is MFSMKSARRRAARTATAGTLAVATCATLMAGSAGAIVNGSEPTEHYPFMAVIPESAPEQGLYDGNCGASLIDPQWVLTAAHCLRGDGLQLDGLVRIGSTDRKSGGTVRTIERTFVHPGYLNGDGKTANRDDIALVRLDRPVSEKPVRIAVRAGRPGTPTRILGFGTTSDTELNFSERLRELRTRRGAETECAPGYADRTRLCTISRVPAAMACFGDSGGPQLQKGRHGRWELIGVTSGPGTPGVPCSAGPGLYTSAPAYVGWIRQTIRHNS